GCCGGGCCGTCTCCCACGAACGATAACGGCCGAGCGGAGCGGCATGCGCGATCTCGACCCGCATCAACTCGCCGCCATGGTGCTGATGCAATTCGCCGAGCAACGCTTCGGTCTCCAGGGTCACGGCATGAGCGACCAGCCGTGCCCCCGGCACAATCCGCGACCAGACCACATCGAACATCGCGCGATCGAGACCACCGCCGACGAAGATGGCATCCGGCGCATCCAGCGCAGCGAGCGCGTCCGGTGCCTGTCCTGCGATCACCGCGATCCGATGCGCCAATCCGAACGATGCCGCATTGGTGCGAATAGTCGCAGCGCGATCCTCGCGCGCCTCGACGGCGGTCGCGGTCCCGCCACACAGCGCCCACTCCACCGAGATCGAGCCGGAGCCGGCGCCGATGTCCCACAGCCGCTCGCCGGGACGCGGCGCCAGTGCAGACAACGCGAGCGCACGCAGCGGCCGCTTGGTGATCTGGCCGTCATGGGCGAAGAGCTCGTCCGCAAGCCCAGAACTGCGGGGAATACCTTGCCCGCCCATCGCCTCGATCGCAACTGCAACCAGGTTTCCAGCGAGCTCGCCCCTAAAGCTGTCTGCGCGATGCTCTGCGATGCTTTCGCGCGGCCCACCGAGCGCTGCGAGCGTCCAGAAGGCCGAGGCGCCCCAACCGCGATCGCTCAGCCATTTCGCGAGGTCGCCGACCGCCTCGCCGTCGCGCACGAGACAAACGATCTGCGCCCCATCCGCCAGATGCGGCACAAGGCGTTCGAACGGCGCGGCATGAAGACCGAGGCAGACGATCGATTCGAGCCGCCAGCCAAGCCGCGCGGCAGCGAGCGAGAATGTCGAGGGCGCGGGATGGGCGATCCACTCGTCACTCCCGAGTTTTTCGGCAAGGCCTGCGCCGGCGCCGTACCAGAAGGGATCGCCGGAGGCGAGCACCGCCGTCGGCCGACCGCGACAATTCAGCACTGCGCTGGCGTCGAACGGCACCGGCCAGGCGCGACCGCGGCCCCCCGCCCCGGCAAGCGCAAGATGGCGCTCGCCGCCGAACACGGTTTCGGCGCCCGCGAGCGCCTTTCGGCTTGCCTCGGACAGCCCGGCAAGGCCATCTTCGCCGATACCGATGATGGTCAGCCAGGGATCAGGCAGGAAATCAGCCATGACGCGCGCCCTCATTCTGGGCGGAATTGCCGATGCGAGCCTGCTCGCCGCGGAGATCGCGCGTGCCGGCATCGACGCCGTGTATTCCTATGGCGGCCGCACGCGGGCGCCAGCCGATCAACCGCTGCCGACCCGCATCGGCGGCTTCGGCGGTGTGAGCGGTCTCGTCGATTACATCCGCGGCGAAGGCGTTACGCATGTGATCGACGCGACGCATCCCTTTGCCGCCGAGATGAGCCGTCACGCCATCGCCGCGTGCGCGGAGACCGGCACGCCGCTGATCGCGCTGGAGCGCGCGCCCTGGCGCAGAGCGCCAGGCGACATCTGGATTGAAGTCGACGATGTCAACGCCGCAGCCGCCGCGCTGCCCGAAGCGCCGGCCAACGTGTTCCTCGCCATCGGGCGCCAGCACATCGCGCCGTTCGCGGCGAGGCCGCAGCATGCCTACACGCTGCGGTTCGTCGATCCGCCCGAAGCGCCCCTGCCCTTCGCCGGCGACGTCATTGTATCGCGCGGACCGTTCACGCTTGATGGCGAGTTGGCGATGATGCGCGCACGCGGCATCGCCTGGATCGTCGCCCGCAATTCCGGCGGCGACGGCGCGTACGCCAAGATCGATGCGGCCCGCAAGCTCGGCCTGCCCGTCATCATGATCTCGCGACCGCAATTGCCCGAACGATCGCGGGTCGAGAGCGTCACTGACGTGATGCAGTGGCTCGGTCATTCTACCCGCCTCGGCGCATAGACCCAACGGCCGACGCGGCGCGTCCGGGAATTGCCGACAATCACCAGCGTGCGCATATCGGCCATCTCCGGTGTCGCGTCGTTCAGCCTCACGGTCACAATCTTCTCGTCAGCCGCGCTGATCGCGCGCGCGAAGATCACCAGGCGGTCGCCGCACCCGGCTTCCTTCAACACGTCGACCGCCCGTCCAAATCCTTCCGGTCGGCTCGCCGAGCGCGGATTGTACATGGCGATGGCAAAATCCGCTTCGGCAGCAAGCCGGAGCCGCTTCTCGATCACGGCCCAGGGCTTGAGATTGTCGGAGAGATTGATCGCACAAAAATCGTGACCGAGCGGCGCACCGGCGCGCGCCGCGGCGGCCAGCATCGCGGTGATGCCGGGCAAGACGCGGATCGGCAGGTCCTGATAGTGCGGCGCCTGTTCGAGCGCTTCGAACACGGCCGACGCCATCGCAAACACACCGGGGTCGCCGGAGGAGACAATCACCACCTGCCCCCCTTCGGCCGCGAGCCGCAATGCTTCAGCAGCTCGCTGCAGCTCTTCGCGATTTTCGGAGGGATGCAAGGTGAGACCGGCCCGCGGCGGCACGCGCGCGACATAGGGGGCGTATCCCAATATATCGGTCGCGGCGGCAAGCGCGACGGAGACCTCCGGCGTCACCAGCGCATCGCTGCCCGGGCCGAGCCCCGCGATGGTCAGCGTGCCCGTCATTCGACGGCGTCCGGAAGCCGGCCCTTGCCGTGCACCAGCACGATCGCAAAGTAAGGACAGTCCGTTGCGTCGATCTCGGCTAGCCGCGCGACGCGCTCGCCAGGCATGGTGCCGCGCTCGACCAGCCAGGCGTCGTCGAGCCGCCCGGCCGACGCGAGCGCACGCCGCACTTTTGCGAGGTTGCGCCCGATCTTCATGATCACAAGCGCATCGGAATCGCGCATGCGGCGTTCGAGCTCGGATTCGGGAAGCGTGCCCATCAGCACCGTCGTCACGTCGTCGCCGAGCGCGATCGGCTGGCCCACGCCATTC
This genomic interval from Bradyrhizobium guangzhouense contains the following:
- the cbiE gene encoding precorrin-6y C5,15-methyltransferase (decarboxylating) subunit CbiE; protein product: MPDPWLTIIGIGEDGLAGLSEASRKALAGAETVFGGERHLALAGAGGRGRAWPVPFDASAVLNCRGRPTAVLASGDPFWYGAGAGLAEKLGSDEWIAHPAPSTFSLAAARLGWRLESIVCLGLHAAPFERLVPHLADGAQIVCLVRDGEAVGDLAKWLSDRGWGASAFWTLAALGGPRESIAEHRADSFRGELAGNLVAVAIEAMGGQGIPRSSGLADELFAHDGQITKRPLRALALSALAPRPGERLWDIGAGSGSISVEWALCGGTATAVEAREDRAATIRTNAASFGLAHRIAVIAGQAPDALAALDAPDAIFVGGGLDRAMFDVVWSRIVPGARLVAHAVTLETEALLGELHQHHGGELMRVEIAHAAPLGRYRSWETARPVVQWSTVR
- a CDS encoding cobalt-precorrin-6A reductase produces the protein MTRALILGGIADASLLAAEIARAGIDAVYSYGGRTRAPADQPLPTRIGGFGGVSGLVDYIRGEGVTHVIDATHPFAAEMSRHAIAACAETGTPLIALERAPWRRAPGDIWIEVDDVNAAAAALPEAPANVFLAIGRQHIAPFAARPQHAYTLRFVDPPEAPLPFAGDVIVSRGPFTLDGELAMMRARGIAWIVARNSGGDGAYAKIDAARKLGLPVIMISRPQLPERSRVESVTDVMQWLGHSTRLGA
- the cobJ gene encoding precorrin-3B C(17)-methyltransferase; amino-acid sequence: MTGTLTIAGLGPGSDALVTPEVSVALAAATDILGYAPYVARVPPRAGLTLHPSENREELQRAAEALRLAAEGGQVVIVSSGDPGVFAMASAVFEALEQAPHYQDLPIRVLPGITAMLAAAARAGAPLGHDFCAINLSDNLKPWAVIEKRLRLAAEADFAIAMYNPRSASRPEGFGRAVDVLKEAGCGDRLVIFARAISAADEKIVTVRLNDATPEMADMRTLVIVGNSRTRRVGRWVYAPRRVE